Part of the Alphaproteobacteria bacterium genome is shown below.
TAACCGGGTTGGTTCGGGCAACCTGTCCGGCTGTTGCCGGGCACAACGGGCCGGCGCCCGAGGATCACTCGAGAACCAACGACCTACCGCGGCGCGAGGACGGCGATCAGGTCGTTGGCGAGCGCGGCCATGTTGATGGCGGCGCCGAAGTCGAATTGATTGATCGCGATAAAGACCGCGACGCCGCGGGTCGGCGCGAACGCGAGATAGCTGAACGTGCCCTGGAGCCCGCCCGCCTTCTGCAGGATGAGCGGGCGATCGCCGTCCGGCATCATCACCACCCAGGCCAGGCCCACCGCATCCATGTGACCGGATTCATCCATGCCGGACACGGTGGCGAGACCGTCGCGCTGGAGATAGGCCGCATGGTCGAGCAGGCGCGCCTCGGCGCCGGCGGCGGCGAACCGGTCGAGATGCCATTTCATCCAGCGCAGCAGATCGTTCGGGGTCGAATAGAGGCCGCCCGAGCCGACGATGGCCGGCGCCGTCGGTACATCGGGCATCGGCGAGCCGTCGAACCAGTGGCCTTGCATCATGTTCGCCTTCTGCGCGGCGGTCGGCGAAAACGTCGTATCGCGCATGCCCAGCGGCTCGGTGATTCGCTCCGCCAGGAGTGCCGCGTAGGGCTGCTCGGCAGCGCTGGCGAGAGCGGCGGCAAGCAGATCGAAGCCGAAGTTGGAATAGAGCACCGCCGAGCCTGGCTTGAAGAGCAGCTCGTTGCCGGCGAGCCATGCGGCGAAGGCTTCCATCGTGATCGGCCGAAAGGGATCGTCCTTGGGGCCGGGCTGGTGCGGGACTTCACGCGGCAGGCCGGCGGAATGGGTGGCGAGATCGATCAGGCGGACAGCGCGGCCGTCGACCGCCGGCGGGGTTCCCCCGAGATCAAGATGGGCGGCCAGCGGATCGGTGAAGCCGACGACACCGTCGGCCGCCAGATGGGCAAGCACCTCGCCGGTGAAGGCCTTGGTAATCGAGCCGATTCGCAACAACGTTTGCCCGTTCGGTTCCGTGCCGGAATCGGTTGCAGTCTCGCCGAAACCGAACACCGCCGTCTCGTCACCACGGACCGCCCCAATGACGACGCCGGGTACGCCGGCCTCGAAGAACTCGACCACGCCGGTAAACTCGACGATCTCGTCGAGGAGCGGGTCGGCCGCGGCCGCGGGAGTGACGCTGGCACACATCGCTAGCGACGCCATCAGCGTCCCGCACCGACGAATGAGGCGAGGGCACAGTTGGGGGAATCGCAGTTTCATCGGTCGGACCTCCGCTGAAAGAAACGCCCGGGGTTCGGCATGAAACCAGCCATCACCGCTCGACCGCAGCACCCCGGGTGGGTTGTGTCATTTTACCCCGATTGAGCGGCGGGTGCCATTTGACCGAACGCTCACCGGCCGACGGCACTTGCAGGAGCGAAAGCCGGTCGCATAGGATGGCCGATTGGGCGGGCTGATGCCGCTTCCGGTGAAGCTGCGGTCCAGGCCAATACTCCGACGGGGACATGTTCAGCAACGACCTCTTTCTCGATGTATTCGTCGCGCTGTTCGCTCTGTTGAATCCGTTGTTCGCCATTCCGGTCTTCCTCGGCCTGACCGGCGGCTACGATGCCCGGGCGCGCCAGCGAACGGCGGCAATCGCGGCGCTGACCACGTTCATCGCGTTGATCGTCGCGGCGCTGATCGGCGATCACATCCTGCTGCTGATCGGCGTCCATGTGCCGTCGTTCCAGATCGCCGGCGGACTGATCGTGCTGACCATCGCGCTCGGCATGCTGAAGGGCGAGGGCGAGGAGGATGCGGACGCGAAAGAGGCGGCGAAAGAAAAGGAGGCGACGCCGGGCAAGAGTATCGCGGTCTACCCCCTCGCCATACCGCTGTTGGCCGGTCCCGGCGTTTTCGTGACCACGATCGTGTT
Proteins encoded:
- a CDS encoding NAAT family transporter, with amino-acid sequence MFSNDLFLDVFVALFALLNPLFAIPVFLGLTGGYDARARQRTAAIAALTTFIALIVAALIGDHILLLIGVHVPSFQIAGGLIVLTIALGMLKGEGEEDADAKEAAKEKEATPGKSIAVYPLAIPLLAGPGVFVTTIVFSSRAESVADFVTLTITIAAIVAILWLSMAFAGTAARFLNKTAINIGTKVLGILLAAVSVEMIIAGIDAHFLPLFAAG
- the ampH gene encoding D-alanyl-D-alanine-carboxypeptidase/endopeptidase AmpH, producing MKLRFPQLCPRLIRRCGTLMASLAMCASVTPAAAADPLLDEIVEFTGVVEFFEAGVPGVVIGAVRGDETAVFGFGETATDSGTEPNGQTLLRIGSITKAFTGEVLAHLAADGVVGFTDPLAAHLDLGGTPPAVDGRAVRLIDLATHSAGLPREVPHQPGPKDDPFRPITMEAFAAWLAGNELLFKPGSAVLYSNFGFDLLAAALASAAEQPYAALLAERITEPLGMRDTTFSPTAAQKANMMQGHWFDGSPMPDVPTAPAIVGSGGLYSTPNDLLRWMKWHLDRFAAAGAEARLLDHAAYLQRDGLATVSGMDESGHMDAVGLAWVVMMPDGDRPLILQKAGGLQGTFSYLAFAPTRGVAVFIAINQFDFGAAINMAALANDLIAVLAPR